The following proteins are encoded in a genomic region of Reichenbachiella sp.:
- a CDS encoding ion transporter, translated as MANHREKLGKFLESPRFQNFIVGLIILNSITIGMETSKPLMRNFGAFFQWIDDAILAVFVIEIVLKLYAFSYRFFTSAWNIFDFLIVAIAAVPAAGSFSVFRTVRILRTLRLIKNVPKLRVIIEALIKSIPSIGWIMVLLIMVFYIFAVLATNLYSQEFPQWFGDIGESMFTLFQIMTLESWSSGIARPMMDQTPYAYLFFIPFILIATYTTLNIFIAIVVNTMNEMHMQDVKEEEELKSEITLAEHRKSQHQIEMLNRKIDRLIKKLDK; from the coding sequence ATGGCCAATCACAGAGAAAAACTGGGAAAATTTCTTGAGAGCCCAAGATTCCAAAACTTCATCGTTGGACTAATTATACTCAATAGTATTACCATTGGGATGGAAACTTCTAAACCACTGATGAGAAACTTCGGTGCTTTCTTCCAATGGATCGATGATGCTATTCTAGCCGTCTTTGTCATTGAGATTGTTCTAAAGCTGTATGCTTTTAGCTATAGGTTTTTCACGAGTGCCTGGAATATTTTTGATTTTTTAATCGTGGCGATTGCGGCCGTTCCAGCCGCTGGCTCATTTTCAGTATTCCGTACGGTTCGAATTTTAAGAACACTTCGACTGATCAAGAATGTGCCAAAACTCCGTGTGATCATCGAAGCGCTGATCAAATCCATTCCAAGTATCGGTTGGATCATGGTGTTATTGATTATGGTCTTCTACATTTTTGCTGTGTTGGCGACTAACTTATATAGCCAGGAATTTCCGCAGTGGTTTGGGGATATAGGTGAATCTATGTTTACCTTATTTCAAATCATGACACTCGAAAGCTGGTCCTCCGGCATAGCTCGACCGATGATGGATCAAACGCCTTATGCTTATTTGTTCTTCATTCCGTTCATATTGATTGCAACATATACTACGCTCAATATCTTTATTGCCATAGTGGTGAATACGATGAATGAGATGCATATGCAGGATGTGAAAGAAGAGGAGGAGCTGAAATCCGAAATCACGTTGGCAGAACACCGAAAGTCTCAGCATCAGATCGAAATGCTCAATAGAAAAATTGATCGACTGATCAAAAAGCTCGACAAATAA
- a CDS encoding phosphoribosylaminoimidazolesuccinocarboxamide synthase: protein MTKGLKSTNYKFEGQTKKYTGKVRDVYEFENQLVMVASDRISAFDVVLPEPIPYKGQVLNQIAARFLDATADIVPNWVDSVPDPNVTVGKRCEPFQVEMVIRGYLAGHAAREYKAGKRVLCGVALPEGLKENDKLPEPIITPTTKAHEGHDEDISREEILAQGIVEESLYVQLEDYTRKLFQRGTEMAAERGLILVDTKYEFGMYDGQIILIDEIHTPDSSRYFYQDTYQELQDKNEPQRQLSKEFVRQWLISEGFQGKDGQKVPEMSEEKINSISERYIELYEKITGDTFDRVPTEDIEARIQSNIEKSIKLQ, encoded by the coding sequence ATGACAAAAGGGCTAAAATCTACCAATTACAAATTCGAAGGACAGACCAAAAAATACACCGGCAAAGTGCGAGATGTGTATGAGTTTGAAAATCAACTCGTCATGGTGGCTTCGGACAGAATTTCGGCATTCGATGTGGTACTACCAGAACCCATTCCTTACAAAGGTCAAGTGCTCAATCAGATCGCAGCGCGGTTCTTAGACGCCACCGCTGACATTGTACCCAACTGGGTAGATTCGGTACCGGATCCTAATGTAACTGTTGGCAAAAGATGTGAACCGTTTCAGGTAGAAATGGTAATCAGAGGCTATCTGGCAGGACATGCAGCCAGAGAATACAAGGCGGGCAAAAGAGTGCTTTGCGGCGTAGCATTACCAGAAGGCTTGAAGGAAAATGACAAGCTACCCGAGCCAATCATCACCCCGACGACTAAAGCCCATGAAGGACACGATGAGGATATTTCCAGAGAAGAGATATTAGCACAAGGCATCGTTGAAGAAAGCCTTTATGTCCAGTTGGAAGATTATACCCGTAAGCTATTCCAAAGAGGTACTGAGATGGCCGCCGAAAGAGGATTGATTTTGGTGGATACCAAATATGAGTTTGGGATGTACGATGGTCAGATTATTTTGATCGATGAAATTCACACTCCTGACTCCTCGCGCTATTTCTATCAAGACACATATCAGGAATTACAAGATAAAAACGAGCCACAAAGACAACTTTCGAAGGAGTTTGTTCGTCAATGGTTAATCTCCGAGGGATTTCAAGGCAAGGATGGACAAAAGGTTCCGGAAATGTCAGAAGAAAAAATTAATTCCATTTCTGAACGCTACATAGAGCTTTACGAAAAAATCACTGGAGACACTTTCGACCGAGTGCCTACCGAAGATATCGAAGCACGCATTCAGTCGAACATCGAAAAATCGATTAAATTACAATAG
- a CDS encoding queuosine precursor transporter, which translates to MNTPSAEFQNKKTNLFLVLAGIFITSALLAELVGVKIFSAEKAIGVNPAQIKLFGDFVLDFNLTAGVILWPVVFLTTDIINEYFGKAGVKKISFLTAGLISFAFIIIYVITILPPADFWLSVNGTDPNGEVFDINYAFKAIFRQGLGIIVGSLIAFLIGQLLDVYVFQKLRRITGTKMIWLRATGSTLISQLIDSFVVLFIAFYLLAPENTQWPFAQVMAVGTINYIYKFSVAILLTPLIYLGHHLIDRYLGKENAEHLTDEAAASSKSII; encoded by the coding sequence ATGAACACCCCTTCGGCTGAATTTCAAAACAAAAAAACAAACCTCTTTCTGGTACTCGCTGGAATATTCATCACCAGTGCGCTATTGGCAGAATTAGTGGGTGTGAAGATATTCTCCGCAGAGAAAGCGATAGGAGTCAACCCTGCACAGATCAAGCTGTTCGGAGACTTTGTCTTAGATTTTAACCTTACAGCCGGTGTCATCCTGTGGCCAGTAGTGTTCCTGACTACCGACATCATCAATGAATACTTCGGTAAGGCTGGCGTGAAGAAAATTAGTTTTCTTACGGCCGGACTCATCTCATTCGCTTTTATTATCATTTATGTGATCACGATTCTGCCTCCTGCAGATTTTTGGTTGAGTGTGAATGGTACAGACCCAAATGGTGAAGTATTCGATATCAACTATGCCTTCAAGGCCATTTTCCGTCAGGGACTGGGCATCATCGTAGGTTCACTCATCGCCTTTTTGATTGGGCAATTATTGGATGTATATGTTTTTCAAAAACTCCGAAGGATTACAGGCACCAAAATGATTTGGCTGCGCGCAACGGGCTCCACTTTGATCTCACAGCTGATCGATAGCTTTGTTGTGTTGTTTATCGCTTTTTATCTACTTGCACCTGAGAATACCCAATGGCCTTTTGCACAAGTCATGGCGGTGGGCACGATCAATTACATTTATAAATTCAGTGTGGCTATATTGTTGACGCCGCTGATCTATTTGGGGCATCACCTGATCGACAGGTATCTTGGAAAAGAAAATGCTGAACACTTAACTGACGAAGCAGCAGCATCCAGCAAATCCATAATATAG
- a CDS encoding triple tyrosine motif-containing protein has protein sequence MPISTLKSYLLIFLLFLTSIAQAQKGDFLLSHYSLDVDGLDNLNFELKVNDDGQLCIANRSGVLLYEGNNWEFKATPSAALSIDFDSLGHIFVGCAGDFGKFGFLDGKYQFISLNPNKTDESLYFKTIVRDSVAFFISETNVIRYHLGQQKSFITYLDDPDEYFTYLFEADGEIMVQTNKKIYRYHEDQLVDDLDWKLPENAQFLFFDKHPTRDQYVAGTTDNKVYIYRKKNFYECKMSKFLTEHESFVNNGVWVDDNHFALSTLEDGIILYSNRHSKIVDVINHDKGLPDNEIYTIGRDHEGGLWISHEFGLSRLEIGVPFRSFTNYHGLEGNLKDIYWFSGHLYVSTSKGVFYLEKSLNYKNTVYYVPVKGGKATATTASVSKKQKKAQRSRGVKKGPTSGGNTKGTTTKYERRVKKHLVSSGYEFIKVDGIEAKCEKFIRYKKKLLVASSNGLYEIKKEYNKVEKEFEHLAELVVHEPIRFTFIDNHEGRLVIANHYNEIKLYNHEDEIWVQEDQIDFHGEMVLSALHQHNGITWFATPSHLYRYDSLSSTYHDFREYKYHNQFIDEVRIAAIDNQLYLINSIGYFYLDGAKDTILEDTTLMQKIGRPIKHLQEHGGKVWVNNGEAWYQINRNKSVIKREIFGLFPDMSFITNYRDNIWLIDDSHELLKYYPSQDDSLIWRNHMYLREAKSNKGDVNINVKGPIAFEHDENSFYFEMARPDYRGLLQIEYQYMLSGLNDSWSEWSTNNHISFNYLPPNKYKLDIRSRDHFGQIQQLKTVKFTIKPPYWQTLWFYGLQIIFMTGLVIGSVIMNRQAQQKYVIVTEGLTILTIVMVIEFLQTVAGGTLGIESTPVIDFMIDVVIALCVFPLEQFLKKLMKVSRQGPGLNGMAFLDLFKFSKPEAQKAKA, from the coding sequence ATGCCTATTTCTACTTTGAAAAGTTACCTACTCATTTTCTTGTTGTTCTTAACAAGTATTGCTCAAGCACAAAAGGGTGATTTTCTACTCTCGCACTATTCATTGGATGTAGACGGTCTGGACAATCTCAACTTTGAGCTGAAGGTAAATGACGACGGTCAGTTATGCATTGCCAATCGATCTGGTGTGTTGCTTTATGAAGGAAACAACTGGGAATTTAAAGCTACTCCGAGTGCTGCCCTTTCTATCGACTTTGACTCTTTGGGCCACATATTTGTGGGATGTGCAGGAGATTTTGGGAAGTTTGGATTCTTAGATGGCAAATATCAATTCATTTCATTAAATCCTAATAAAACGGATGAAAGTCTCTATTTCAAAACTATTGTTAGAGATTCTGTGGCATTTTTCATTAGTGAGACTAATGTAATTAGATATCACTTAGGGCAGCAAAAATCTTTCATTACCTATTTGGACGATCCTGATGAGTATTTCACTTATCTCTTTGAGGCCGACGGAGAAATCATGGTTCAGACCAACAAGAAAATTTACCGCTACCATGAAGATCAATTAGTAGATGATTTGGATTGGAAGCTTCCTGAAAATGCGCAATTTCTATTTTTTGATAAGCACCCTACTAGAGATCAATATGTAGCCGGCACTACCGACAATAAAGTTTATATCTACAGAAAAAAGAACTTCTATGAGTGCAAAATGTCTAAGTTCCTTACCGAACACGAGTCCTTTGTAAACAATGGCGTTTGGGTCGACGATAATCATTTTGCACTCAGCACCCTCGAAGACGGCATTATACTCTATAGCAATCGACACTCAAAAATTGTCGATGTAATCAATCATGATAAAGGACTGCCAGATAATGAGATTTATACGATCGGCCGGGATCATGAAGGAGGACTTTGGATCTCTCATGAATTCGGTTTGTCAAGATTAGAAATTGGTGTACCGTTTAGAAGTTTCACCAACTACCACGGTCTCGAAGGCAACCTGAAAGATATTTATTGGTTCAGCGGGCATCTATATGTATCTACCAGTAAGGGCGTATTCTATCTGGAAAAAAGTCTCAACTACAAAAACACGGTGTATTATGTGCCAGTGAAGGGAGGAAAAGCCACAGCCACTACTGCTTCCGTATCAAAAAAACAGAAAAAAGCCCAGCGATCCAGAGGAGTGAAAAAAGGCCCAACTTCCGGAGGAAATACGAAAGGGACGACTACTAAATATGAACGGCGAGTAAAAAAGCATCTGGTGAGTTCTGGGTATGAGTTCATCAAAGTAGACGGCATCGAAGCGAAGTGTGAAAAATTTATTCGATATAAGAAAAAGCTACTGGTTGCCTCTTCCAATGGTCTGTATGAAATCAAAAAAGAATACAACAAAGTAGAGAAGGAATTCGAGCACTTGGCTGAGCTTGTAGTTCATGAGCCAATAAGATTTACTTTTATTGATAATCATGAAGGTCGCCTTGTAATTGCGAATCACTACAATGAAATCAAACTGTATAATCACGAAGATGAGATTTGGGTGCAAGAAGATCAAATCGATTTTCATGGGGAAATGGTACTCAGTGCCCTCCACCAACACAATGGCATCACCTGGTTTGCCACTCCTAGCCACCTGTACAGATATGACTCACTATCCTCGACTTATCATGATTTTCGCGAATACAAATACCACAACCAGTTTATAGATGAAGTAAGAATAGCTGCCATAGACAATCAGCTTTATTTAATTAACTCCATAGGGTACTTCTATCTAGACGGTGCCAAAGATACCATTCTCGAAGACACCACCTTGATGCAAAAAATAGGTCGGCCCATCAAGCATTTACAAGAGCATGGAGGGAAAGTTTGGGTAAATAATGGAGAGGCTTGGTATCAAATCAATAGAAACAAATCTGTGATCAAACGAGAGATTTTTGGTCTATTTCCTGACATGTCTTTCATTACCAACTATAGAGACAACATTTGGTTGATAGATGATTCTCACGAGTTACTCAAGTATTATCCAAGCCAGGATGACTCACTGATTTGGAGAAATCACATGTATCTGCGTGAAGCAAAAAGTAACAAAGGAGATGTGAACATCAATGTGAAGGGACCTATAGCTTTTGAACATGACGAGAATTCCTTCTATTTTGAAATGGCCAGACCAGACTACCGCGGATTGCTACAAATAGAATATCAATATATGCTTAGCGGTCTAAATGATAGTTGGTCTGAGTGGTCTACAAATAATCATATCAGCTTCAACTACTTACCTCCAAACAAATACAAACTTGACATCAGGTCTCGGGATCACTTTGGTCAAATCCAGCAATTAAAAACGGTGAAGTTCACCATCAAACCTCCTTACTGGCAAACGCTCTGGTTCTATGGCTTGCAGATTATATTCATGACTGGTTTGGTGATAGGTTCGGTAATTATGAACCGTCAGGCACAACAGAAGTACGTGATTGTAACCGAAGGGCTAACCATTCTAACGATAGTCATGGTCATCGAATTTTTGCAGACCGTGGCTGGTGGAACCTTAGGTATTGAAAGTACGCCGGTGATTGACTTTATGATCGATGTGGTGATTGCGCTTTGTGTATTCCCATTAGAGCAGTTTTTGAAAAAACTAATGAAAGTAAGCCGACAAGGTCCAGGCTTGAATGGAATGGCCTTTCTGGATTTGTTTAAGTTCTCTAAACCTGAAGCGCAAAAGGCAAAGGCCTAA
- a CDS encoding S-adenosylmethionine:tRNA ribosyltransferase-isomerase, which translates to MASDSASLEKYLYELPEQRIAKHPLANRDDSKLLLYQAGDIRHQTFKEVVDLVPENALLFLNNTKVIAARLFFQKSTGAQIEVFLTEPILPHTEFQKALKAKNKCTWKCMIGNLKKWKDENVLSLALNEELNIEAGLVDREQNLVEFSWAGDQEFLTIVEAAGHVPLPPYLNREEEKEDKDRYQTVFSELEGAVAAPTAGLHFTDEILERLKSKGVKQDRVTLHVSAGTFRPIKDADFKNHDMHNERIIVNRVNIENILAAKGPIIPVGTTALRTLESLYWYGVKLTKDSSTKFFVEKNDPYEARLQGVSLQESMQAILAKMDQKGKSELKGETEIFIYPGYDFKVAKGLFTNFHMPASTLVLLVAAFVGDDWQKIYQEALDNDYRFLSYGDTSLLLPKG; encoded by the coding sequence ATGGCCTCAGATTCTGCTTCGCTAGAAAAATACCTATACGAACTTCCCGAACAGCGCATTGCTAAACATCCTTTGGCAAATAGAGATGACTCCAAACTCTTGCTCTATCAAGCTGGAGACATCAGACATCAAACATTCAAGGAGGTAGTTGATTTGGTGCCAGAAAACGCACTGCTTTTTCTCAACAACACCAAGGTTATAGCCGCCCGACTTTTTTTTCAAAAATCTACCGGCGCACAAATCGAGGTATTTCTCACAGAACCAATCCTGCCGCACACCGAATTTCAAAAAGCACTGAAAGCTAAAAATAAATGCACCTGGAAATGCATGATAGGCAACCTAAAAAAGTGGAAGGATGAGAATGTTCTATCGCTTGCGCTAAATGAAGAACTGAATATCGAAGCCGGATTAGTTGATCGTGAACAAAACCTGGTTGAATTTTCTTGGGCCGGAGATCAGGAGTTTTTGACCATAGTTGAAGCTGCAGGACATGTGCCGTTGCCTCCCTACCTCAATCGAGAAGAAGAGAAAGAAGACAAAGATCGATATCAAACTGTCTTTTCCGAACTTGAAGGCGCAGTAGCTGCTCCAACAGCCGGCTTACATTTTACAGATGAAATTCTGGAACGGCTCAAATCGAAAGGTGTGAAACAAGATCGAGTCACACTTCACGTAAGTGCCGGAACTTTTCGTCCTATCAAAGACGCGGACTTCAAAAATCACGACATGCACAATGAACGAATCATTGTAAATAGAGTGAACATTGAAAACATATTGGCTGCCAAGGGGCCAATCATTCCTGTAGGCACCACCGCTTTGCGTACTTTGGAAAGCCTTTATTGGTACGGAGTAAAATTGACAAAAGACAGCTCGACAAAATTCTTCGTTGAAAAAAATGATCCTTATGAAGCGCGCCTTCAGGGCGTTTCTTTGCAGGAATCTATGCAAGCTATTTTGGCCAAAATGGATCAAAAGGGTAAGTCAGAGTTGAAAGGAGAAACGGAAATATTTATTTACCCTGGATATGATTTTAAAGTCGCCAAGGGACTGTTTACCAATTTCCACATGCCTGCCTCCACCCTGGTATTGTTAGTTGCTGCTTTTGTAGGAGACGACTGGCAAAAAATCTATCAAGAAGCGCTTGACAATGACTACAGATTCTTGAGTTATGGCGATACTTCTTTGCTTTTGCCGAAAGGCTAA
- a CDS encoding STAS domain-containing protein has product MKFTLDRQEKYNTLKVDEEKLDSTISPDLKSEFLTIQGQGIKNIIVDLSDVKYIDSSGLSAILVGNRVFSEAEGSFILAGVSEHAMKLIKISQLDGVLDILPTVEEAVDAVFMNELEQGLENGED; this is encoded by the coding sequence ATGAAGTTTACACTAGACAGACAAGAAAAATACAACACATTAAAAGTAGATGAGGAAAAATTGGACTCAACGATTTCTCCAGATCTTAAATCAGAATTCCTGACTATTCAAGGACAGGGCATCAAAAATATCATTGTGGACTTGTCTGATGTGAAGTACATCGACTCTTCTGGATTAAGCGCGATACTTGTAGGCAATAGAGTTTTTTCTGAAGCAGAAGGCTCATTCATATTGGCTGGAGTTTCAGAGCATGCGATGAAATTGATCAAAATCTCTCAGCTCGATGGTGTATTGGATATTCTTCCAACCGTAGAAGAAGCAGTAGACGCTGTCTTTATGAACGAGCTAGAGCAAGGCCTTGAAAATGGGGAAGACTAA
- a CDS encoding ribonuclease Z, with product MSYTLQILGSNAAIAAHHRHQTSQVLTMMQVPFLIDCGEGTQARLKKFKVKSQRIDHIFISHLHGDHFYGLMGLISSMHLYGRKKELNIYGPPGLKEIIAIQLKYSQSSLNYKINLTEWTPGESELLFENVNLTVHSFPLDHRIDCSGFLFREKPKKRRIKKGLLEKDISPLKIIALKDGKDVLDDDGNVLLANDKYTMPPARSCSYAFCSDTKYTESILPYIQKVDLLYHEATFMEDMKERAEATHHTTTKQAGEIAKKANVNKLLIGHFSTRYKELEPMLAETRSIFEKAELAIEGEVFRVE from the coding sequence TTGTCATATACCCTACAAATCCTCGGCTCTAATGCCGCGATAGCGGCACATCATAGACATCAGACTTCGCAAGTCCTTACTATGATGCAGGTGCCGTTTTTGATCGACTGCGGAGAGGGCACCCAAGCCAGGCTCAAAAAGTTCAAGGTCAAATCCCAACGAATCGATCACATTTTTATAAGCCATTTACATGGGGATCATTTTTATGGATTGATGGGTCTGATCTCCTCTATGCATTTGTATGGCAGAAAAAAAGAACTCAATATTTATGGCCCTCCTGGACTGAAGGAAATCATCGCCATTCAACTCAAGTACTCACAGTCTTCTCTGAATTATAAAATTAATTTGACAGAATGGACGCCGGGAGAAAGTGAATTATTGTTTGAGAATGTGAACCTGACGGTACATTCTTTTCCATTAGATCATCGAATTGACTGTTCGGGATTCCTCTTTCGAGAAAAACCAAAGAAGCGTAGAATCAAAAAAGGCTTGCTGGAGAAGGACATCTCACCGCTCAAAATCATTGCGCTGAAAGACGGTAAAGATGTTCTGGATGATGATGGCAATGTCCTGCTTGCCAATGACAAGTATACTATGCCCCCGGCCCGATCGTGCTCCTATGCCTTCTGCTCCGACACCAAATACACGGAAAGTATCTTACCCTATATCCAGAAAGTGGACTTGCTCTATCATGAGGCGACCTTCATGGAAGATATGAAAGAACGTGCCGAAGCCACTCACCACACCACGACCAAACAAGCAGGTGAAATCGCTAAAAAAGCAAACGTAAACAAATTGCTTATCGGTCACTTCTCCACCCGCTACAAAGAGCTTGAGCCCATGCTCGCCGAAACCAGAAGTATCTTCGAAAAAGCAGAATTGGCGATTGAGGGTGAGGTTTTTAGGGTGGAGTGA
- a CDS encoding o-succinylbenzoate synthase translates to MPLALKFAKHILKFKFDAGTSRGVLKTKEAWILKVCRKDDPKIFGLGEVSTIERLSFDYSVDFEAEFEDLKKSLSQEELPSSKEGIFKLVSRVVSEFRPAIRFGLETALLDLFHGGNFKIFDNSFYNSEKGIPINGLIWMGEKDFMKKQIDEKLKLGFKCIKLKIGAIDFDAECELLKYIRAQYPADQLILRVDANGAFITQDVLKKLDQLAAFELHSIEQPIMPKQPEAMQLVCEKSKVPIALDEELIGVFGKREKTELLRDIKPDYIILKPSLVGGFAATAEWIEIAESQNIGWWITSALESNVGLNAICQFTAQYDYTGHQGLGTGQLFENNIHSPLAIQGEEIVFNQTLSWDFGDLKFN, encoded by the coding sequence ATGCCATTAGCTCTCAAATTCGCCAAACACATTCTGAAATTCAAATTTGATGCAGGTACTTCTCGTGGAGTACTCAAAACCAAAGAGGCCTGGATTCTCAAGGTATGTCGGAAAGATGACCCGAAAATCTTTGGGCTAGGAGAGGTAAGTACGATCGAACGATTGAGTTTTGACTACAGCGTGGATTTTGAGGCTGAATTCGAGGATTTGAAAAAGTCACTGTCACAAGAAGAATTGCCTAGTTCGAAAGAAGGAATCTTCAAATTAGTAAGTCGGGTAGTGTCTGAGTTTAGACCTGCCATCCGATTTGGACTGGAAACGGCCTTGCTTGATTTGTTTCATGGTGGCAATTTCAAAATTTTCGATAATTCCTTTTACAATTCAGAAAAAGGCATTCCTATCAATGGATTGATATGGATGGGAGAGAAGGATTTTATGAAAAAGCAGATTGATGAAAAGCTCAAACTCGGTTTCAAATGTATTAAACTGAAAATAGGAGCTATTGATTTTGATGCTGAATGTGAGCTGCTCAAATATATCCGCGCTCAATATCCTGCGGATCAATTGATTTTAAGAGTAGATGCAAATGGTGCTTTCATCACGCAAGATGTTTTGAAAAAACTTGACCAGTTAGCAGCGTTTGAGTTACATTCTATCGAACAGCCAATCATGCCGAAGCAACCCGAAGCCATGCAATTGGTTTGTGAAAAATCTAAAGTTCCTATTGCCCTGGATGAGGAGTTGATTGGAGTTTTCGGCAAGCGTGAAAAAACTGAACTGCTTAGAGACATCAAGCCAGATTATATTATTCTCAAACCTTCATTGGTAGGAGGCTTTGCAGCCACTGCCGAATGGATTGAAATAGCCGAATCTCAAAATATTGGCTGGTGGATCACCTCAGCCTTAGAGTCTAATGTTGGACTTAATGCCATTTGTCAGTTTACAGCGCAGTACGACTACACGGGTCACCAAGGCCTTGGCACAGGTCAGTTATTCGAAAACAACATTCACTCACCCTTAGCTATCCAAGGTGAAGAAATTGTCTTCAATCAGACACTAAGTTGGGACTTCGGAGACCTCAAGTTCAATTGA
- a CDS encoding PhoH family protein: protein MAKKGSEKKIFVLDTSVILFSHDSIMNFAEHDIGIPITVLEELDNFKKGNDTLNFEAREFARLLDGLAKDHMLQDWIPLNGKTKGKFKVLMHSEADPDFDAVRIFGDRKNDHKILNAALRLKKEEKGRKVILVSKDINLRLKAKSLDLTAEDYETGKIKDASELVTGKYEVGKVPATAIDTLYKKGEIDPKKVAKDYAFHNNGYYILKSPKNSALSFYNPVTEKLGHVEKKTVYNIKPRNAEQAFAIHCMMNPDVRLAAITGMAGTGKTLLALACALEQKREFKQIYLARPIVPLSNKDIGYLPGDIKSKLNPYMEPLWDNLKFIQNHYKETDKEYKRLTDMVNQEKLLITPLAYIRGRSLSNIYFIVDEAQNLTPHEVKTIITRAGENTKIVFTGDIHQIDTPYLDSQSNGLSYLVDRLQGQELFANINLEKGERSELANLANELL from the coding sequence ATGGCGAAGAAAGGTAGTGAGAAAAAAATATTTGTCCTTGATACATCAGTAATTCTCTTTTCACATGACTCCATAATGAACTTTGCGGAGCATGATATTGGGATACCTATTACGGTATTAGAGGAGTTAGATAATTTCAAAAAAGGCAACGATACATTAAACTTCGAAGCACGTGAATTTGCCAGACTTTTGGATGGATTAGCGAAGGACCATATGCTTCAGGATTGGATTCCGCTCAATGGGAAAACCAAAGGAAAATTTAAAGTGCTCATGCACTCGGAGGCCGATCCCGATTTTGATGCTGTTAGGATTTTTGGGGATAGAAAAAATGACCACAAAATTCTAAATGCTGCCCTCAGACTCAAAAAAGAAGAGAAGGGGCGGAAAGTGATTTTGGTTTCGAAAGACATCAATCTCCGGTTGAAAGCGAAGTCCCTGGACCTAACCGCTGAGGATTACGAAACCGGAAAGATCAAGGATGCTTCGGAACTCGTAACTGGAAAGTACGAGGTAGGTAAAGTGCCAGCTACAGCTATAGATACACTTTACAAAAAAGGAGAAATAGACCCTAAGAAAGTAGCTAAGGACTATGCGTTTCATAACAACGGGTATTACATTCTCAAAAGCCCTAAAAATTCTGCGCTGAGTTTTTACAACCCTGTGACAGAAAAATTGGGTCATGTAGAAAAGAAAACGGTTTACAACATCAAGCCACGGAATGCAGAGCAGGCTTTTGCGATTCATTGTATGATGAACCCGGATGTAAGGCTGGCGGCTATAACCGGAATGGCAGGTACAGGTAAAACCTTATTGGCACTGGCCTGCGCATTGGAACAAAAGCGCGAGTTCAAACAGATCTACTTGGCACGACCGATTGTACCGTTGAGTAATAAAGATATTGGTTATTTACCTGGAGATATCAAGTCCAAGCTCAATCCGTATATGGAGCCACTTTGGGATAACCTGAAGTTTATTCAAAATCATTATAAGGAGACGGATAAGGAGTACAAACGATTGACCGACATGGTGAATCAAGAAAAACTGTTGATCACACCTTTGGCTTATATCAGAGGAAGAAGCTTATCCAATATTTATTTCATAGTGGACGAGGCACAGAACTTGACCCCACATGAGGTAAAAACGATTATCACGCGTGCCGGAGAAAATACTAAAATTGTCTTTACAGGAGATATACATCAGATTGATACACCCTATCTTGATTCACAAAGTAATGGTTTGTCCTACTTGGTAGATCGCCTTCAGGGGCAAGAGCTTTTTGCTAATATCAACCTGGAGAAAGGTGAACGTTCTGAGTTGGCTAACTTGGCGAATGAACTTTTGTAA